A region of Onychomys torridus chromosome 10, mOncTor1.1, whole genome shotgun sequence DNA encodes the following proteins:
- the Stbd1 gene encoding starch-binding domain-containing protein 1, whose amino-acid sequence MGAVWSALLVGGGLAGALVLWLLRGDLVAPGKDGGAKPQKDVPPGEAAAPGGGPGGGGGDGLSPGPSERVLVSKPEQFQERNGHLLSETKDPGDLQGAQRLQNAGADCGNAREYVPAAKILDTHSRANPEVSRNQCPEVHGGEGRPCKGQETAGSVAERLPSGCLLGDIAKAAGLAQASQDPAGHEDWEVVSRHSSWGDVGLGGSLEGLRQGMDDGRGTLVGGRGWEADGKAVSLEPPRVSIQFQVHYTTSTDVQCIAVTGDHENLGGWTTYVPLHYCKDGLWSHSVFLPADTVVEWKFVLVENREVTRWEECSNRLLQTGHEDKVVHGWWGIH is encoded by the exons ATGGGCGCCGTCTGGTCGGCCCTGCTGGTCGGCGGGGGTTTGGCCGGAGCGCTCGTCTTGTGGCTGCTGCGAGGCGACCTTGTGGCCCCGGGGAAAGACGGGGGTGCGAAGCCGCAGAAGGACGTACCTCCAGGGGAGGCTGCGGCTCCGGGAGGCGGtccgggtggcggtggcggtgacGGCCTGAGCCCCGGACCTTCCGAACGGGTGCTGGTCTCCAAACCAG AGCAGTTTCAAGAGCGCAATGGCCATTTGCTTTCCGAGACCAAAGATCCTGGTGACCTGCAGGGAGCACAGAGACTGCAGAACGCTGGAGCAGACTGCGGCAATGCCAGAGAGTATGTTCCTGCTGCAAAGATTCTAGACACACACTCCAGGGCCAACCCAGAAGTGTCAAGGAACCAATGCCCGGAAGTtcatggaggagaagggagaCCCTGCAAAGGACAAGAAACAGCTGGGAGTGTGGCAGAGAGGCTGCCCTCCGGCTGCCTGCTCGGAGACATAGCTAAAGCAGCCGGCCTTGCGCAGGCCAGTCAGGACCCGGCAGGCCACGAGGACTGGGAAGTGGTGTCTCGGCACTCATCTTGGGGGGATGTTGGTTTGGGTGGCAGTCTTGAGGGCCTAAGGCAGGGGATGGATGATGGCAGAGGCACTCTTGtgggaggaagaggctgggaaGCAGATGGGAAGGCGGTGTCTCTGGAACCTCCGAGGGTCAGCATCCAGTTCCAGGTGCACTACACCACGAGCACCGATGTGCAGTGCATTGCAGTAACTGGAGACCATGAGAATCTTGGGGGATGGACCACCTACGTCCCCCTCCACTACTGTAAGGATGGGCTGTGGTCCCATTCCGTCTTCCTGCCTGCAGACACGGTGGTGGAATGGAAGTTTGTGTTGGTGGAGAACAGGGAGGTCACTCGCTGGGAAGAATGCAGCAACAGACTCCTGCAGACTGGCCATGAGGATAAAGTGGTTCACGGGTGGTGGGGGATTCACTGA